Genomic window (Candidatus Binataceae bacterium):
GAAGCTGCGGGTGAGCAGCCCGATCTCGTCGCGTCGGCGCACCGCCGCCACCGGTTCCAGACCGCGGGCCGCGATATTCTGGGCGGCAGCGGCGACCCCCTTGATGGGGCGCGTATAGCGGTCGGCCACGGCGTAGGAAAAGACGATTCCGACCGCGAAGATGACCAGCGCCAGGGTAATCAAGCGGGCCCGGGCCTGGCGCAGCAGATAGGTGTAGTCGCCAAAGTTGGCGACCACCTGCACATAGCCCATCAAATGGTCCTCGACCACCACCGGGATCAGGTACACCGTGCTCTCGCCGCCCAGTGGATCGAGGTCGTAGGGGGCCGGCCGGCGCGCGTCCAGGCCCAGCCGCTCGGTGTTGACCACCTGTTTGGAACGTGGATTGAGCGAGGCTCCAATCAGCCTGGGATCGGAGCTGTTGATGATAAGGTTTTCGTTGGAGGCGATCGAGACTTCGATATTGGGGTTATGCAGGCTGCTGACATACTTGCGCAGCCGTTCCTGGTCGGTGCGATCCACCGAAGTCAGCTCTTGCACGCTGATCTGGATCGCGCCGGCCAGTTCCTTGACGTTTTGCTGAGTGGCGGCGGCGATGGCCTGTTGCGTGCGCAAGCTTATCAAAACCTCGGCGCCCAGTGTGGCGGCCAGCAACACGACAATGATGACCACCAGCTTGGCTTTGAGATTTAAGGCGGGAAACCGCAGGCGCATCTTCGTTTCGCTTCCGATCGGCGCCCTCCTACTAGAGCATTCGCGAGAGGCGGTTGCGGCGGGCGCGCGCCAGTAACAGCGCGCGCATCAACCATACCACCAGCGAGAGCGCCACGGCCGCCAGTAACAACCGATCAAAGCCGCCCAGATAACGGGTCACGGCCTCGATCTGATTGGCGAACAGGTAGCCCAGGGAAACCATCAAGGGCACCGAGATCAGGGCACCAGCCAAATCGTAGATCAAAAAGCGCCCCGGCGGTACGCCCAGCGAACCCGCGGTCAGATAAATCAGCGCCCGTACCCCGGCCAGAAAGCGGCCGTAAAAGACCGCGCGATGGCCGTGGCGATGCATGAAGTTTTGCATCCGGGCAATACTCTGGCGGTAGTTGGGATAAACTAAGCCGACATATCTCACTAGCCCGCTGCCCAGGTGACGGCCCAAAAAAAACAGCGAACAGTCGCCCCCCAACACTCCGACCAGCGACACCGCCAGGGTGGGCGGATATTGAATCACCCCGCGATGCACCAGAAATCCCCCCGCCAGCAGTGCCACGTCCTCGGGTAAGGGCAAGCCCAGGCCGCACAACAGCAGCACCAGGAGCAGACCCAAGTAGGTGAAATGCTGAATGTATGCGGAGACTAACAGCACGCAGCGCTAACCCGCCGCTTGCCCGTACATCACTGCCAGGGTGTGGCGCATCTCCGCTACGCCCTGCCCGCGCTTCAGCATCGCGGCCGCGTCCAGCGCCTCGTGCATGCAAACCGGACAGACCGAGGCATGGGTGTCCTTGAAGCAATCGAGCAGGCTCTTATGGTGGGCAAACTCGGTGCATCCGCAATAGCAGTGCAACTGGACCAAAATCTCCGGATGATCGCGTGCCATGGTATAGGCTTGGCGAGCCGAGCCGTTGAACAGGCTGGGATCGAGGGTTTGGCCGGCCACGGAGCGGCCGGCGGTGACCCAGTATACTACCGCCACTACCAAGGCGGCGCCCACCGCGATTGCCAGCGATTTGGCCGAAGCGGTCTTCATATTCCTCACACTATAGCAGTTTAAAGCATTTGCACGACGTGGGGCGTGCGGCTGACAAAAGAATACAGCGCGGCCGGTCGATGGGCCCCGTGCTGTTTTGCCGATAGTTCGCGCAGGATGCGCATCGCCAGAATGCGGCGGCGGAAATTGCGTCTGTCCAGTCTTCGCCCCAGTAAGGTAGCATAAAGGTCTTCTAATTGCTTAAAGGTAAAAATTCGTGGTAAGAGCGCGACCGCAATATTGCTATACTCCAGCTTGGCGGTCAGCCGGCGCAAGGCATAACGCGCCATTTGCTCGTGATCGTAAGCCAGCGGCGGCAGCCGGGCGCCGACCTCGAACCAGCCGCCCGCGCTGTACTTGGCGTCGGGTGCCCCCACGATCGCCGGATCGGGCAGCAGCGCGACGTAGGCGACCGAAACCACATGGGCGCGCGGGTCGCGGGCGGGGTCGCCGAAGCTGAACAATTGCTCCATATAAGCCCCGCTCAGGCCGGTGGCGGCGCGCAGCTCGCGCTGGGCGGCGTCGTCCAGGGTCTCGCCGACACGGACCAACCCGCCGGGGAAGGCCCAGCGTCCGCGTAACGGGCCGCGTTTGAGTTGCACAAGGTAGGTCTTGAGCCGGCAGTTTTGGACCGCGAAGACCACCGTGTCCACCGCCACTTTAGGACGCGCGTAACGGGTACGTTCGCGGGTGGCGCGAGGTGGACCGGCCGCCAAGCGGGGGCTTTCTAGTTCCTGCATCGACGCGCTGGCATGCCGGCCGTCGCCGCGTTCCCTAGGCGGACAACTCCAGCATCCGCTCCAAGGCACGCCGGGCGCCGGCGCAAACCTCCTCAGTCAACTCGATGGGGTAGCGCATCTGGCGCAAACTTTCTACCACCCCGGCCAAAGTCACCATTTTCATGTAATGGCAGAGCTTGCAGGCCTTGTAAAAGCGCTTGCCGGGCAGTTCCAGCAGCAGTCGCTCCGACAGTCCGCATTCGGTTACGATTAGGAATTCGCGCGCAGGACTTTGCCTAGCATAGCGCACCATGGCGCTAGTGGACAGCACCGCGTCGGCCAGCTCCAGCACGTCGGCTCGGCATTCGGGATGGGCCAGGACCTGGAGCGCCGGCAGTGCGCGCTTGATGCGCTCGACCTCGGCCCGCGTGATCTGATGGTGGACGTAACAATTGCCCTCCCAGGAGATGATCTGCTTGGAGGTCTGAGTTTGGACGTAATTAGCCAGATTGCGATCTGGTACAAACAGGATGTGCTCGGAATCCAGCGCCTCCACTACCGCCACCGCGTTGGACGAAGTGCAGCACACGTCGGAGAGTGCTTTTACCTCGGCGGTGCAGTTGACATAGGAGACCACCTGCAGGTCGGGGTAGAGCGCGCTCAGCTCGGCGCGACGTACGGCCAGGGCGTCGGCGTCGATACTGTCGGCCAGCGAGCAGCCGGCACGCAGATCGGGCAGCAACACGGTACGCTGAGGATTGAAGATCTTGGCGGTTTCGGCCATGAAGTGGACGCCGCAGAAAACGATCACTTCGGCCGCGCGCACCGCTCGCGCTTGGCGGGCCAGTTCCAGCGAATCGCCGATAAAGTCGGCGACCTCGAAAATCTCGGGCCGCTGATAATTGTGCGCCAGAATCACCGCGCGGCGCGCCGCCTTGAGGGCCTTGATCTCGGCGATCGCTTTGGCATGCTCGCGGCAAGCCACACGATCGTAGCCGGGCTGGTCGAGTGCGCGGAATTTATCGTAAAGTTGTTCGGCGGCACTGTCGACGGTGGTTTCCATGGCGGCTCACTCCCCGCGTTTGGGCGGGCTTACTTTGCGTCAATTGTACGCATACTAGCAAGCTCTCGGGGCGGCTCACAAGGCGGCGCTGGTGCGCCAAGCTCGGATAAAGAAAATGCGGAACATCGAAATCAAGGCGCGCCTGCTCGACCGACCGGCGCTCTCGCAAGCCCTGACCAAACTGGGCGCGCGGCGGGTTGCTAACTTTACCCAGGTTGATACCTACTTCGTGGTTCCAAGCGGCCGGCTCAAATTGCGTCAAAGCCCAGGCGATCCGGACGTCCTCATCTTTTACCGCCGCGATAACCGTCGCGGCCCCAAGCCGAGCGATTATTACTTGGCGGCTATTGGCCCGGAACAGAAACTTGGGGAACTGCTGGTTGCCGCGCTCGGCGCGCGCGTGGTGGTGCGCAAGCAGCGTGAACTCTGGCGCTGGCACAACGTCCGCGTCCATCTAGACGAAGTGGAGGGGCTGGGCGCGTTCATGGAATTTGAAGCGCAAGTGGATACCGTCAACGACGAAGCCCTATGCCAACAGCGTACCCACGAACTGATGGCAGCGTTGGGACTGGCGCCTTCGGATCTGATTGCCGGCTCCTATGCCGATTTGCTGGAAGCCAATCAGTAGTCTAAAAAGGCGGCTTCTTTCCTGAAATCTTCTTCTCCCGAACCATGAGGGGAGTGCTCGTGGTTCTGTGACCGATCCCGCGCGCGGATGTAAAAGCTGAAGCCGTGCCGTCGCGGCCTATTTTTCAGAGCAGTTGGCAGTTGCTACGCGCGCTCCTGAAGCACGACGAGCAGTTTGCGCATAAAGATCGGCCGGCCGGGCATTTTGCCCTTGCCGCGATCGAGCAGATTCTTGGACTTCGCTCCGCGACGGTGCTGAAAGTTAACTGTCACATTCCACGGACGGAATGCTGAAATACCGCCGTATTAGTTTAGCGCTTGGTTGCGCGGACCTGGGTCCGAATTAGGCGGCCGTGTTCGTAATAATCTACGCTGTCGGCGACACCGCAGCCGTCGGAGTCGTGCTCGACCATCGCCAGCTTGCCGTTGCGATAAATTTCGACGGTTTCGGGCTTGCCATGGAAATTATTGTCGCGTACCACCCGCGCCAGTTTGCCCCCTTGGTACTCTTGTATTAGATCCATACGGCCGTCGTGATTGCGATCCTGCTCAACCTTGACTAACTCGCCGTGGTCGTAGATTTTAATCAGGTCAGCCTTGCCGTCGGTGTTGGTGTCGAACGCATCTT
Coding sequences:
- a CDS encoding DedA family protein, with product MLLVSAYIQHFTYLGLLLVLLLCGLGLPLPEDVALLAGGFLVHRGVIQYPPTLAVSLVGVLGGDCSLFFLGRHLGSGLVRYVGLVYPNYRQSIARMQNFMHRHGHRAVFYGRFLAGVRALIYLTAGSLGVPPGRFLIYDLAGALISVPLMVSLGYLFANQIEAVTRYLGGFDRLLLAAVALSLVVWLMRALLLARARRNRLSRML
- a CDS encoding CYCXC family (seleno)protein, with translation MKTASAKSLAIAVGAALVVAVVYWVTAGRSVAGQTLDPSLFNGSARQAYTMARDHPEILVQLHCYCGCTEFAHHKSLLDCFKDTHASVCPVCMHEALDAAAMLKRGQGVAEMRHTLAVMYGQAAG
- a CDS encoding NUDIX domain-containing protein translates to MQELESPRLAAGPPRATRERTRYARPKVAVDTVVFAVQNCRLKTYLVQLKRGPLRGRWAFPGGLVRVGETLDDAAQRELRAATGLSGAYMEQLFSFGDPARDPRAHVVSVAYVALLPDPAIVGAPDAKYSAGGWFEVGARLPPLAYDHEQMARYALRRLTAKLEYSNIAVALLPRIFTFKQLEDLYATLLGRRLDRRNFRRRILAMRILRELSAKQHGAHRPAALYSFVSRTPHVVQML
- the nadA gene encoding quinolinate synthase NadA, with translation METTVDSAAEQLYDKFRALDQPGYDRVACREHAKAIAEIKALKAARRAVILAHNYQRPEIFEVADFIGDSLELARQARAVRAAEVIVFCGVHFMAETAKIFNPQRTVLLPDLRAGCSLADSIDADALAVRRAELSALYPDLQVVSYVNCTAEVKALSDVCCTSSNAVAVVEALDSEHILFVPDRNLANYVQTQTSKQIISWEGNCYVHHQITRAEVERIKRALPALQVLAHPECRADVLELADAVLSTSAMVRYARQSPAREFLIVTECGLSERLLLELPGKRFYKACKLCHYMKMVTLAGVVESLRQMRYPIELTEEVCAGARRALERMLELSA
- a CDS encoding class IV adenylate cyclase encodes the protein MRNIEIKARLLDRPALSQALTKLGARRVANFTQVDTYFVVPSGRLKLRQSPGDPDVLIFYRRDNRRGPKPSDYYLAAIGPEQKLGELLVAALGARVVVRKQRELWRWHNVRVHLDEVEGLGAFMEFEAQVDTVNDEALCQQRTHELMAALGLAPSDLIAGSYADLLEANQ